One genomic segment of Xyrauchen texanus isolate HMW12.3.18 chromosome 5, RBS_HiC_50CHRs, whole genome shotgun sequence includes these proteins:
- the grapb gene encoding GRB2 related adaptor protein b encodes MEAEALYSFRATECDELSFQKGDILKVTNMDDDPNWYTADLMGMRGYVPKNYINVRPHAWFVGGISRQEAENRLRPLECGAFLIRESESTPGEFSVSVSYGDHVQHFKVLKDGLGQYFVWDEVFSSLNQLVDFYRINSIAKERTVFLQEPEGSLTRPRHAHALFDFTPHHVTHLRFLRGDVIDLLDCSDAQCWRGRCRGRVGVFPPDYVQPIYHL; translated from the exons ATGGAGGCAGAGGCACTTTACAGTTTCAGAGCGACAGAATGCGATGAGCTCAGTTTCCAGAAGGGTGACATCCTGAag GTGACAAATATGGACGACGATCCAAACTGGTACACAGCTGATTTGATGGGCATGAGGGGCTATGTGCCAAAGAACTATATCAATGTAAGACCGCATGC GTGGTTTGTGGGCGGAATATCACGACAGGAGGCAGAAAACCGTCTGAGGCCACTGGAGTGTGGAGCGTTCCTCATCAGGGAGAGTGAGAGCACTCCAGGAGAATTCTCTGTGTCTGTCAG TTATGGGGACCATGTGCAACACTTTAAGGTTTTGAAAGATGGGCTAGGACAGTACTTTGTATGGGATGAAGTCTTTAGCTCCCTCAACCAACTGGTGGATTTCTACAGAATCAACAGCATTGCCAAAGAGAGGACCGTCTTTCTACAAGAGCCTGAGGGTTCACTAACT AGGCCACGTCACGCTCATGCCCTCTTTGACTTCACACCTCACCATGTGACTCATCTGCGTTTCCTGCGTGGTGATGTTATCGACCTGCTTGACTGTTCAGATGCTCAGTGCTGGAGGGGGCGGTGTCGTGGCAGAGTGGGTGTGTTCCCACCAGATTATGTGCAGCCAATTTATCATTTGTAA